In the Kitasatospora terrestris genome, one interval contains:
- a CDS encoding WXG100 family type VII secretion target: protein MSGQFTTTAEEMIAFANRIGQVNQDVQQEIGKLNNLVSEISSGWRGEAATAYQQMQTRFNEDANALNKVLDEIKQAIEATTKAYQQTEADQRSSVGGIGV, encoded by the coding sequence ATGTCTGGTCAGTTCACGACGACCGCTGAGGAAATGATCGCGTTCGCCAACCGGATCGGTCAGGTGAACCAGGACGTTCAGCAGGAGATCGGCAAGCTGAACAACCTGGTGAGCGAGATCAGCTCGGGCTGGCGCGGCGAGGCTGCCACTGCCTACCAGCAGATGCAGACCCGGTTCAACGAGGACGCCAACGCGCTGAACAAGGTGCTCGACGAGATCAAGCAGGCCATCGAGGCCACCACCAAGGCGTACCAGCAGACCGAAGCGGACCAGCGGTCCTCGGTCGGCGGCATCGGCGTCTGA